A window of the Bacillus sp. A301a_S52 genome harbors these coding sequences:
- a CDS encoding VanZ family protein produces the protein MKECYKFSLYRLIPLIGWMGLIYYSSSKTFEEQTVEPILLDANLSFVSSYFGWISFYYGDSLVSLATRSPAEFVEFFIRKGAHLVTFAILAVLSYRVFSYFLKNVVYSSLLALIFVILYSAFDEYRQALNPGRSGMVEDVILNFVGGTLGVILWIKIMKVVKRKRKKFPVI, from the coding sequence ATGAAGGAGTGTTATAAATTTAGTTTGTATCGTTTAATACCACTTATAGGGTGGATGGGCTTAATCTACTATTCTTCATCAAAAACTTTTGAAGAACAGACAGTAGAGCCGATATTACTAGATGCTAACTTATCTTTTGTTTCATCTTACTTTGGTTGGATTTCCTTTTATTATGGAGATTCTCTCGTCAGTTTAGCTACGAGATCTCCCGCTGAATTTGTCGAGTTTTTTATAAGAAAAGGTGCTCATTTAGTCACTTTTGCTATTCTGGCTGTTTTAAGCTACCGTGTGTTTTCTTATTTTTTAAAAAATGTTGTTTACTCAAGCTTATTAGCTTTAATTTTTGTGATTCTTTATAGCGCCTTCGACGAATACCGTCAAGCATTGAATCCAGGAAGATCGGGAATGGTAGAAGATGTTATTCTTAATTTTGTAGGGGGGACCCTGGGCGTCATCCTATGGATAAAGATTATGAAGGTAGTTAAGAGAAAAAGGAAGAAATTTCCCGTAATATAA